The following proteins come from a genomic window of Pseudomonas cichorii:
- a CDS encoding response regulator, whose amino-acid sequence MNRTSVVDEQRFRKLLVRNISLPLGVGVLSALFFAILIGYLLSVIQWVEHTDRVLNSTNRAMKLSIDMETGMRGFLLTGQENFLDPYEVAKPLLRAELKNLEELVFDNPTQVDRFRRLSTLQEEWGHFAQEMIEMRRQNGDFVLATRAGRGKRITDEIRTEYDQVISMEQQLRLARNADVTRTTIACVVLYMIFVLAVSGILAYFGRRDLLSLSTTYSSNLNQLEDNAERLQKVAWLRNGQSELAEQVLGQLTLNTLGQHILQFFAQYLGAVVAAVYVRQEHGGLLRVASYGFSREHEQQEQTIFSGEGVIGQAAQQNRIVTLDGLPGDYFKYSSGLGEGLPSSVVIVPTSNDDQVNGVIELGFMRALTEKDVEFLELVAANIGTSIEAARYRQRLQEVLTETQQLNEELQVQQEELRTANEELEEQSRILKESQAHLETQQAELEQTNTQLAEQSQALEDQRDILDSKNEELSLAQVELQARADELQRSSKYKSEFLANMSHELRTPLNSSLILAKLLAENPTENLTQEQVKFAESIYSAGNDLLNLINDILDISKVEAGKLEVRPENSSVSRLVDGLRGMFQPLATEKNLDFVVEVQPGTPTMLFTDRQRLEQILKNLLSNAIKFTESGTVSMIVSRQPGSGIVFTVRDSGIGIAPEHQQSIFEAFRQADGTTNRRYGGTGLGLSISRDLAALLGGSISVTSAPGQGSIFSLVLPEQYVEQEREEEGGERSVIISSPVVTLPVASQPAIEPKPAMPESAFADDRHKAPFSGRCILVIEDEVRFAQILFDLAHELGYSCLVAHAADEGFNLAAEFTPDAILLDMRLPDHSGLTVLQRLKELAPTRHIPVHVISVEDRQEAAMHMGAIGYAVKPTTREELKDVFARLEAKLTQKVKHILLVEDDALQRDSIARLIGDDDIEITAVGFAQEALDLLRENIYDCMIIDLKLPDMLGNELLKRMSTEDIRSFPPVIVYTGRNMTRDEETELMKYSRSIIIKGARSPERLLDEVTLFLHKVESQLSNERQKMLKTARSRDKVFEARKILVVDDDVRNIFALTSALEHKGAVVEIARNGIEAIAKLNEVEDIDLVLMDVMMPEMDGYEATVEIRKDPRWRKLPIIAVTAKAMKDDQERCLQAGSNDYLAKPIDLDRLFSLIRVWLPKMERI is encoded by the coding sequence ATGAACCGGACGTCTGTCGTCGATGAGCAGCGCTTTCGCAAATTACTGGTCCGCAACATCAGTCTGCCGCTGGGCGTTGGCGTTTTAAGCGCGCTTTTCTTTGCCATCCTGATCGGCTATCTGCTCTCGGTCATTCAGTGGGTCGAGCATACGGATCGGGTGCTCAACAGCACCAACCGTGCGATGAAGCTCTCCATTGACATGGAAACCGGCATGCGCGGTTTCCTGCTGACCGGGCAGGAAAACTTTCTTGACCCCTATGAAGTCGCGAAACCCTTGCTCAGGGCCGAGTTGAAAAACCTGGAAGAGCTGGTGTTCGATAACCCGACGCAAGTGGACCGTTTCCGCCGGTTGTCCACCTTGCAGGAAGAGTGGGGACATTTCGCTCAGGAAATGATCGAGATGCGCCGTCAGAACGGTGATTTCGTCCTCGCCACTCGTGCCGGGCGCGGCAAGCGCATTACCGATGAAATCCGTACCGAGTACGATCAGGTCATTTCCATGGAGCAGCAGTTGCGACTTGCCCGCAACGCTGACGTGACCCGCACGACCATTGCGTGCGTGGTGCTGTACATGATCTTTGTGCTGGCGGTCAGCGGCATCCTGGCGTATTTCGGAAGGCGTGACCTGCTTTCCCTGTCCACGACTTACAGCTCCAACCTGAACCAGCTTGAAGATAACGCCGAGCGTCTGCAGAAGGTCGCCTGGCTGCGCAATGGCCAGAGCGAACTGGCCGAGCAGGTGCTTGGCCAGTTGACGCTCAATACCCTCGGGCAGCATATCCTGCAGTTCTTCGCCCAGTACCTGGGCGCGGTGGTGGCGGCTGTCTATGTCCGTCAGGAGCACGGTGGCCTGTTGCGTGTCGCTTCTTACGGGTTCTCCCGGGAGCATGAGCAGCAGGAGCAGACAATCTTCAGTGGCGAAGGCGTCATTGGCCAGGCCGCACAGCAGAACCGCATCGTCACCCTGGACGGGTTGCCCGGCGATTACTTCAAATACAGCTCCGGCCTGGGCGAAGGTTTGCCGAGCAGTGTGGTCATCGTGCCGACCAGCAATGACGATCAGGTCAATGGTGTAATCGAACTGGGCTTCATGCGCGCACTCACCGAAAAGGACGTCGAGTTTCTAGAGCTGGTGGCCGCAAATATCGGCACCTCCATTGAAGCGGCGCGTTATCGCCAGCGTCTTCAGGAAGTCCTGACCGAAACCCAGCAGCTCAACGAAGAGTTGCAGGTCCAGCAGGAAGAGCTGCGCACCGCCAACGAAGAACTCGAAGAGCAATCGCGGATCCTCAAGGAGTCCCAGGCCCATCTGGAAACCCAGCAGGCCGAGCTCGAGCAGACCAATACCCAGTTGGCTGAACAGAGCCAGGCCCTGGAAGACCAGCGCGATATCCTGGACAGCAAGAACGAAGAGCTGAGCCTGGCTCAGGTGGAGTTGCAAGCCCGTGCCGATGAGCTGCAGCGCTCCAGCAAGTACAAGTCCGAATTCCTGGCCAACATGTCCCATGAGTTGCGCACGCCGCTCAACAGTTCGTTGATCCTGGCCAAGCTGCTGGCGGAAAACCCGACCGAGAACCTGACTCAGGAGCAGGTCAAGTTTGCCGAATCGATCTACTCGGCCGGCAATGACCTGTTGAACCTGATCAACGACATTCTGGATATCTCCAAGGTCGAGGCGGGCAAGCTGGAAGTCCGTCCCGAGAACAGCAGCGTGTCGCGTCTGGTGGATGGCCTGCGTGGCATGTTCCAGCCATTGGCGACCGAAAAGAATCTGGACTTCGTCGTGGAAGTGCAGCCTGGCACGCCAACCATGCTGTTTACCGACCGTCAGCGTCTGGAGCAGATCCTCAAGAACCTCTTGTCCAACGCCATCAAGTTCACCGAGAGCGGCACCGTGAGCATGATCGTCTCTCGTCAGCCGGGTTCGGGCATTGTGTTTACCGTGCGTGATTCGGGTATCGGTATCGCCCCGGAGCATCAGCAGAGCATTTTCGAGGCCTTCCGCCAGGCCGATGGCACCACCAACCGGCGTTACGGCGGCACCGGTCTGGGGCTGTCGATTTCCCGGGATCTGGCAGCCTTGCTGGGAGGCTCCATCAGCGTCACCAGTGCGCCGGGCCAAGGCAGCATTTTCTCTCTGGTGTTGCCAGAGCAGTACGTCGAGCAGGAGCGCGAAGAGGAGGGCGGCGAACGGTCGGTGATCATTTCGTCGCCTGTTGTCACGTTGCCGGTAGCAAGCCAGCCGGCTATCGAACCCAAGCCGGCAATGCCGGAGTCGGCCTTTGCCGATGATCGCCACAAGGCACCGTTCAGCGGGCGCTGCATTCTGGTCATCGAAGATGAAGTGCGGTTTGCGCAGATCCTTTTCGATCTGGCCCATGAGCTGGGTTACAGCTGTCTGGTCGCCCACGCCGCCGACGAAGGCTTCAACCTGGCCGCGGAGTTCACCCCCGACGCCATCCTGCTGGACATGCGCCTGCCGGACCACTCGGGCCTGACCGTGTTGCAGCGTCTCAAGGAGCTGGCGCCTACCCGGCACATTCCGGTGCACGTGATTTCTGTCGAGGATCGCCAGGAGGCCGCCATGCACATGGGAGCCATCGGTTATGCGGTCAAGCCGACCACCCGTGAGGAACTCAAGGATGTATTCGCCAGGCTTGAAGCCAAGCTGACCCAGAAGGTCAAGCACATCCTGCTGGTCGAGGACGATGCCTTGCAGCGCGACAGCATTGCGCGCCTGATCGGCGACGATGATATTGAAATTACCGCTGTTGGCTTCGCTCAGGAGGCGCTGGATCTGCTGCGCGAAAACATCTATGACTGCATGATCATCGACCTGAAGTTGCCGGACATGCTGGGCAATGAACTGCTCAAGCGCATGTCCACCGAAGACATTCGTTCCTTCCCGCCGGTGATCGTCTACACGGGGCGCAACATGACCCGTGACGAAGAAACCGAACTGATGAAGTACTCGCGTTCGATCATCATCAAGGGCGCCCGCTCGCCGGAGCGCCTGCTGGATGAAGTGACCCTGTTCCTGCACAAGGTCGAGTCGCAGCTCTCCAACGAGCGTCAGAAAATGCTCAAGACTGCCCGCAGCCGTGACAAGGTCTTCGAGGCGCGCAAGATCCTGGTGGTCGATGACGATGTGCGCAATATCTTCGCCCTGACCAGTGCCCTGGAACACAAGGGCGCTGTGGTGGAGATCGCCCGTAACGGCATCGAGGCGATTGCAAAGCTCAATGAGGTCGAAGATATCGATCTGGTGCTGATGGACGTGATGATGCCGGAAATGGACGGCTACGAAGCGACCGTTGAAATCCGCAAGGACCCTCGCTGGCGCAAACTGCCGATCATTGCAGTGACCGCCAAGGCCATGAAGGACGATCAGGAGCGTTGCCTGCAGGCAGGTTCCAACGACTATCTGGCCAAGCCCATCGATCTGGACCGGCTGTTCTCTTTGATTCGGGTCTGGCTGCCGAAAATGGAACGTATTTGA
- a CDS encoding CheR family methyltransferase, with product MALDRSADIELQLLIDAIYLKYSYDFRDYSGASIKRRVNHALRQFDCSTISALQERVLHDPAAFMQLLQLLTIPVSEMFRDPSHFLAIRQEVVPLLRTYPSIKVWIAGCSTGEEVYSTAILLREEGLLERTIIYATDINPSSLEKAKQGIFSMESVRAYAENYRKAGGQRELSDYYTSAYDYAIFDKTLRENVTFADHSLATDSVFSETQLISCRNVLIYFNKSLQNRTFGLFHESLCHRGFLALGSKETLDFSEYSNVFETLVKPERIYRKK from the coding sequence ATGGCACTTGATCGAAGCGCTGATATCGAGCTGCAACTGCTGATTGATGCGATTTATCTGAAATACAGCTATGACTTTCGGGACTATTCCGGCGCTTCCATCAAGCGCCGGGTGAACCATGCCCTGCGTCAGTTCGATTGCAGCACCATTTCTGCCTTGCAGGAGCGTGTGCTGCACGATCCGGCCGCGTTCATGCAGTTGCTGCAATTGCTGACGATTCCGGTCAGCGAGATGTTTCGCGATCCTTCGCATTTTCTGGCCATTCGCCAGGAAGTGGTGCCGTTGCTCAGGACCTATCCGTCGATCAAGGTCTGGATCGCCGGTTGCAGCACGGGGGAAGAAGTCTATTCGACGGCGATTCTCTTGCGCGAAGAGGGGTTGCTTGAACGCACCATCATTTACGCCACCGATATCAACCCAAGCTCCCTGGAAAAAGCCAAGCAGGGGATCTTCTCCATGGAAAGCGTGCGGGCCTATGCCGAAAACTACCGCAAGGCCGGTGGTCAGCGCGAGCTCTCGGATTACTACACCTCGGCCTATGATTACGCGATCTTCGACAAGACCCTGCGCGAGAATGTCACGTTCGCCGATCATAGCCTGGCCACCGACAGCGTCTTCTCCGAGACGCAGCTCATTTCATGCCGGAACGTGTTGATCTATTTCAACAAGAGTCTTCAGAACCGAACCTTCGGGTTGTTCCATGAGTCATTATGCCATCGCGGATTTCTCGCATTGGGCAGCAAGGAAACTCTGGATTTTTCCGAGTACAGCAATGTTTTTGAAACACTGGTGAAACCGGAACGGATCTACCGGAAAAAATGA
- a CDS encoding chemotaxis protein CheB, with translation MKTTFSVESADCTLPAVDAIVVGASAGGVEALLKIFGMLRPGFPLPIIAVLHLPESRRSQLAHVFQNRLAIPVKEADDKESIVPGTLYFAPAGYHLSVENDHSFSLSQEERVFHSRPSIDILFDSAADAFGSRLAGVLLTGANNDGALGLAQINRYGGFTVIQDPDQALARTMPEAALALHSPDYLLPLNEIGQLLVKLERITC, from the coding sequence ATGAAAACGACCTTCAGTGTCGAGTCGGCCGATTGCACTCTGCCGGCAGTGGATGCCATTGTCGTCGGTGCGTCGGCGGGCGGTGTGGAAGCGTTGCTGAAAATATTCGGCATGCTCAGGCCCGGCTTTCCTCTTCCGATCATTGCTGTCCTGCATCTGCCGGAGTCGCGGCGCAGCCAGTTGGCTCATGTATTCCAGAATCGTCTGGCGATACCGGTCAAGGAAGCTGACGACAAGGAGTCGATTGTGCCCGGCACGCTGTATTTTGCGCCTGCCGGTTATCACCTGTCGGTGGAGAACGATCACAGCTTTTCGTTGAGCCAGGAAGAGCGCGTATTTCATTCGCGGCCCAGCATCGATATTTTGTTCGATTCGGCTGCGGATGCCTTTGGCTCACGCCTTGCAGGCGTATTGCTGACCGGCGCCAATAACGATGGGGCACTCGGGTTGGCGCAAATAAACAGATACGGTGGTTTTACCGTGATTCAGGATCCGGATCAGGCCCTGGCGCGCACCATGCCCGAGGCGGCCCTGGCGCTCCATTCGCCTGATTACCTTCTGCCTTTGAATGAAATAGGCCAACTGCTGGTCAAGCTGGAACGAATCACATGCTAA
- a CDS encoding hybrid sensor histidine kinase/response regulator, translating into MLNEIQAKLLIVDDLPENLLALEALIKRDDRTVYKALSADEALSLLLQHEFALAILDVQMPGMNGFELAEMMRSTEKTKNIPIVFVSAAGRELNYAFKGYESGAVDFLHKPLDIHAVKSKVNVFVELYRQRKAVKMQVEALEQSRHEQEILLKRLQATQGELEHAIRMRDDFMSIVSHEVRTPLNGLILETQLRKLHLAKDNTAAFTLDKLRGMVDRDERQIQSLIRLIEDMLDVSRIRTGKLSIRPNAFDLSELVGQLLENFAAQIAATESTVTLFAEETVIGVWDEFRIEQVVANLLTNAMRYGARKPIEVHVYCESGEARVEVIDQGIGISEENQKRIFQQFERVTAKHAVAGLGLGLFISEQIVLAHGGRIVVESEEGKGSTFRVCLPL; encoded by the coding sequence ATGCTAAATGAAATCCAGGCAAAACTGCTCATAGTCGACGATTTGCCGGAAAACCTGCTTGCCCTCGAAGCGTTGATCAAGCGTGATGACCGCACCGTATACAAGGCCTTGTCGGCAGACGAAGCCTTGTCCCTGCTGTTGCAGCATGAATTCGCCCTGGCCATTCTCGACGTGCAGATGCCCGGCATGAACGGTTTCGAGCTGGCCGAGATGATGCGCAGCACCGAAAAGACCAAGAACATTCCTATCGTGTTTGTCAGTGCCGCCGGGCGTGAACTCAACTATGCCTTCAAAGGCTACGAAAGCGGAGCCGTGGACTTCCTGCACAAGCCGCTGGATATCCATGCGGTCAAGAGCAAGGTCAACGTCTTCGTCGAGCTGTATCGCCAGCGCAAGGCGGTGAAAATGCAGGTCGAAGCGCTGGAGCAGAGTCGCCACGAACAGGAAATACTGCTCAAGCGTCTGCAGGCGACCCAGGGCGAGCTCGAACATGCCATCCGCATGCGCGACGACTTCATGTCCATCGTCTCCCATGAAGTGCGCACACCGCTCAATGGCCTGATCCTGGAAACCCAGTTGCGCAAGTTGCATCTGGCCAAGGACAACACAGCGGCTTTCACCCTGGACAAGCTGCGGGGCATGGTCGATCGCGACGAGCGTCAGATCCAGAGCCTGATCCGGCTGATCGAGGACATGCTCGATGTGTCTCGTATCCGCACCGGCAAGCTGTCGATCCGGCCAAACGCCTTTGACCTGAGCGAGTTGGTGGGCCAGTTACTGGAAAACTTCGCGGCCCAGATTGCCGCGACCGAATCCACCGTCACCCTGTTTGCCGAAGAGACAGTCATCGGGGTATGGGACGAGTTCCGGATCGAGCAGGTGGTGGCCAACCTGTTGACCAATGCAATGCGCTACGGTGCCCGCAAGCCGATCGAGGTGCATGTGTATTGTGAAAGCGGCGAGGCGCGGGTCGAAGTGATAGATCAGGGGATCGGGATTTCCGAGGAAAACCAGAAGCGCATCTTCCAGCAGTTCGAGCGGGTAACGGCCAAGCATGCCGTGGCCGGCCTGGGGCTTGGGTTGTTCATCTCCGAACAGATCGTTCTGGCCCATGGCGGCCGGATTGTCGTGGAGAGCGAAGAGGGCAAGGGCTCGACATTCCGGGTCTGCCTGCCGTTGTAA
- a CDS encoding response regulator: MSADAENVVLIVEDEPLILMLLADYLSGEGYRVLQASNGEQAFEILATKPHLDLMITDYRLPGGFSGVMIAEPAVKLRPELKVIFISGYPAEILDCDSPITRKAPILAKPFTMETLHTQIQRLLA; this comes from the coding sequence ATGAGCGCTGATGCAGAAAACGTCGTACTAATCGTCGAAGACGAACCCTTGATCCTGATGCTGCTGGCTGATTATCTGTCGGGCGAGGGCTATCGGGTCTTGCAGGCCTCCAACGGCGAGCAGGCGTTCGAGATTCTGGCGACCAAGCCCCACCTGGACCTGATGATCACCGACTATCGCCTGCCAGGCGGGTTCTCCGGTGTGATGATTGCCGAGCCAGCGGTCAAGCTGCGACCTGAGCTGAAGGTCATCTTTATCAGCGGTTACCCGGCGGAAATCCTCGATTGCGACAGCCCGATCACTCGCAAGGCGCCGATTCTGGCCAAGCCGTTCACCATGGAAACCCTGCACACGCAGATCCAGCGTCTGCTGGCCTGA